The following is a genomic window from Synechococcus sp. JA-2-3B'a(2-13).
GTGTTCCTGGTGCGCCAGTTCACCATCGTCTGGGTCATCTGGGACTTTGAGCGAGAGGTGGTCGAAGGCAAATTATCTCCTCGCCTGTTGCAGCCTCTGGATCCCGCTTGGCACCATGTGGCCAGCCACCTGATGGAGCGCTTGGCCCGTCTCCCCTTTACCCTGGTTTTAATCGCCCTTTTCTTCGTCCTCTACCCCCGTGCCTTTTGGATCCCCTCTTGGGCCCAGGCGGGGCTGGGATCCCTGGCCATTCTCCTGGCTTTTGCCCTGCGCTTTCTCATGCAGTACACCCTGGCGCTGCTGGCCTTTTGGGTGGAACGGGTGACGGCCTTGGAGCAGTTCCATTTTTTGGTGTACTTGTTTTTCTCGGGGGTGATCGCTCCTCTGGAGGTGTTCCCACCACCCGTGCGCCAGGTCTTGGCCTGGACACCCTTCCCCTACCTGGTGCATTTTCCCGCCAGCCTCTGGGCAGGGATCCCGGTGGACATTCTGCGCGGTTTTGGCCTGGGCCTGGCCTGGACGGGCCTGCTCTGGCTGGCTAACCGCTGGTTGTGGCGCAAAGGCTTGCAACAGTACTCGGGAATGGGAGCTTAGAGGGCCAGGTTCAGCTAGAAATCGCAGGAGCCCCGCACTGTACCCGTAGGGTCAGTGCCGGGAGGAATGCGCTTTAATGAAGTACAATGAACTTATGAGCCAAGTCCTGACCGTCTCCTGTAAGCTCAAGGCGTCCCAGTCGCAAGCCGCCAAATTGGACGCGACGATGGAGGCTTTTGGCCAAGCCTTGAACTGGGTCAACCAGAACACGCCGGAGAAGATCGTCAACGCGGTCAAACTGCAATCCCTTTGCTACTACGAGATTCGAGCCCGGTTCGGCTTGTCCAGTAACTTGGCAAGGACTACGTCCCGCTTACGCGACCAACAGGTGTGCAGACGGGTAGCGGGTTCCCGCAAAGTGGCGAGACAGCGCAACCGTCCGGTTAAAGAGTTCAAGCGTAGGTTCGTTACCTACGACGCACGTATCTTTTCATTCCGCGAGAAAGACTGGACGGTGTCGCTGACCACGGTTGAAGGGAGAGAACGCTTTGAGCTAGCCATTGGTAACTACCAGAGGGGAATGCTGGCTGGCTCTAACCCCAAATCGGCCACCCTAGTCCAGCAGAAGGATGGCTCCTACTACATCCAGATTTGCGTAGAGAAAAAACCACCCAAGCAACAAGATACCGACAAGGTGATCGGGGTGGACTTGGGAAGGACAGATATTGCCCATACGTCAGACGGGGACAACTGGAATGGACAGCAGTTGAACAGAGTCCGCGACCACTACTCCCGGTTGAGGGCGGCACTCCAACGCAAAGCCAGTAAGGGCACACGCAGTTCGCGGCGCAGATGCAGAGAACTGTTGCAACGGCTGTCTGGCAAGGAGAGACGCTTTCAGTCGCGTCAGCGTTGCGTAGCAAAAACGTGGGTCAATCATCGCATCTCCAAAGCTATTGTCTCTAGGGCAAAAGCTACCAACAGCGCTATTGCTCTGGAAGACCTGACAGGGATCCGGGAAAGGGTCAATCAACAGCCACGCAGCAAAGCCGAGCGGCGTAGGACCAACAGTTGGGCGTTCTACCAACTACGTCAATTTCTGGAATACAAGGCGAGGGTTGCAGGGGTTTCTCTGATTCTTGTGCCGCCCGCCTACACGTCGCAGACCTGCCACAAGTGTTTGCACATCCATCCCGACCCTGCGCAATCCTACCGCAGTGGCAAGTCGTTCAAGTGTGGGCACTGTGGATGGGAAGGGGATGCGGATTTGAATGGTGCGAATGTGATTGCGCTCTTGGGGGCTGCCGTAAACCAGCCTAGAGGTCCGGGCTTGTTTTGTTCTCTGGTAGAGCAGAACAGGCTCAGGGCTACTGAAAGCCCGCTCCGTACCGCTTAGCGGTCGGAGCCGGGTAGTTTACCTTTCAACCAGGCCACCCTTGAAACCACTATTATGGGTCAAGGCACCCCAGCCAAATGACGAATCCTGTCCGTCTCCCTAAAATAGCGACAGATAACAGGTGAATAGCGCTTTACCCTTTTCCCTAACAGCCTCCTCGAGTCCTCATGAAGCGTGTACTGGTCGTAGATGACGATCCCCTCTCCCTGAAGGTGCTGAGCCGCCACCTGACTCAGCATGGCTATCGGGTTTGTACAGGCGCTTCGGGTGTGGAAGGATTGCGTCTGTTTGCCCAAGAGCAGCCGGATGTGGTGGTTTCAGATGTGGTGATGCCGGAAATGGACGGCTTTGAGTTTTGCCGACAACTGCGCCAACAGCGCGGCGGCGAGCTCGTCCCCTTCATTTTTCTCTCTTCGCGGGGAGAGATCGATGACCGAGTTCAGGGCTATGAGCGGGGGGCGGATGACTACATCATCAAGCCCTTTGAACCCCTGGAACTGGTGGCCAAAATCGAGGCCCAGATTGAACGCTCCCGCCGCACCCAATCGGAAATTTTGCGGCTAATCCAACAGCAGTCCCAGCCAAAACCCGAAGCGGACCCCCGCCCCACCC
Proteins encoded in this region:
- a CDS encoding ABC transporter permease, which encodes MNAFFRKLGALFSAYYAYMLEYRAELILWVLAGSLPLIMMGVWSEAARSGDFSLSALEFIRYFLAVFLVRQFTIVWVIWDFEREVVEGKLSPRLLQPLDPAWHHVASHLMERLARLPFTLVLIALFFVLYPRAFWIPSWAQAGLGSLAILLAFALRFLMQYTLALLAFWVERVTALEQFHFLVYLFFSGVIAPLEVFPPPVRQVLAWTPFPYLVHFPASLWAGIPVDILRGFGLGLAWTGLLWLANRWLWRKGLQQYSGMGA
- a CDS encoding RNA-guided endonuclease InsQ/TnpB family protein, which translates into the protein MSQVLTVSCKLKASQSQAAKLDATMEAFGQALNWVNQNTPEKIVNAVKLQSLCYYEIRARFGLSSNLARTTSRLRDQQVCRRVAGSRKVARQRNRPVKEFKRRFVTYDARIFSFREKDWTVSLTTVEGRERFELAIGNYQRGMLAGSNPKSATLVQQKDGSYYIQICVEKKPPKQQDTDKVIGVDLGRTDIAHTSDGDNWNGQQLNRVRDHYSRLRAALQRKASKGTRSSRRRCRELLQRLSGKERRFQSRQRCVAKTWVNHRISKAIVSRAKATNSAIALEDLTGIRERVNQQPRSKAERRRTNSWAFYQLRQFLEYKARVAGVSLILVPPAYTSQTCHKCLHIHPDPAQSYRSGKSFKCGHCGWEGDADLNGANVIALLGAAVNQPRGPGLFCSLVEQNRLRATESPLRTA
- a CDS encoding response regulator transcription factor, whose amino-acid sequence is MKRVLVVDDDPLSLKVLSRHLTQHGYRVCTGASGVEGLRLFAQEQPDVVVSDVVMPEMDGFEFCRQLRQQRGGELVPFIFLSSRGEIDDRVQGYERGADDYIIKPFEPLELVAKIEAQIERSRRTQSEILRLIQQQSQPKPEADPRPTPPELPLTPAEERVFREVIRGFTNKQIGEKLFISPRTVQTHLTNILSKLSLENRSQLVRFAYERGYTAEEEPGQKGSLSGQV